The Saprospiraceae bacterium genome includes a window with the following:
- the secG gene encoding preprotein translocase subunit SecG, giving the protein MTTALTILIAINCVLLMAVVLIQNPKGGGVDSNFGGSAANQMFGAAKSSDFVEKITWGLAASLFLLCIITAIIVSGSTTGTELLQEPQ; this is encoded by the coding sequence ATGACCACAGCGTTGACCATATTAATAGCCATAAACTGCGTTTTGCTGATGGCTGTCGTACTCATTCAAAACCCTAAAGGAGGAGGTGTTGACTCCAATTTTGGAGGTAGTGCCGCTAATCAGATGTTTGGTGCTGCTAAATCATCTGATTTTGTTGAAAAAATAACGTGGGGACTTGCTGCTTCACTTTTTTTACTTTGCATTATAACTGCAATTATAGTTTCCGGATCTACAACAGGAACGGAATTATTACAAGAGCCCCAATAA
- a CDS encoding ATP-binding protein: MKIVFTGPECSGKTTLSQSIASLLKWQWMPETSRNYLEQQNNSYNYDDLEKIARIHVSLEEEYLDKSNNLILDTDLITLAIWSEEKFGKVADWISERIKERKYDLYVLCRPDFPWQHDPQRENPDDRDRLFEIYLHKLRDTNKNFVIVGGNLPARIQKVVKALIIV, translated from the coding sequence ATGAAAATTGTATTTACAGGACCTGAGTGCAGCGGAAAAACCACTTTGTCCCAATCTATAGCTTCTCTGCTGAAATGGCAATGGATGCCGGAAACCTCCCGAAATTATCTCGAGCAACAAAATAATTCTTACAATTATGATGATCTGGAAAAAATAGCCCGAATTCATGTGTCTCTGGAAGAAGAATATCTTGATAAAAGCAATAATCTGATTTTAGATACTGATCTTATTACTTTAGCTATCTGGTCTGAAGAAAAATTTGGTAAAGTGGCAGATTGGATATCGGAAAGGATCAAAGAAAGAAAGTACGATCTTTATGTATTGTGCAGGCCTGACTTTCCGTGGCAGCATGATCCGCAAAGAGAAAACCCGGATGACAGAGACAGATTATTTGAAATTTATCTCCATAAACTTAGAGACACAAACAAAAATTTTGTCATTGTGGGAGGAAATTTGCCTGCCAGAATTCAAAAAGTTGTAAAAGCACTTATAATTGTTTAA
- a CDS encoding formate--tetrahydrofolate ligase — translation MSENKVGSDLEIALNADIKHIFSISDKLGLKQEDLELYGKYKAKLPLSLIDEDKISSSHLILVTAITPTPAGEGKTTVSIGLADGLTHIGKNAVVVLREPSLGPVFGIKGGAAGGGYSQVIPMVDINLHFTGDFGAIEKANNLLSALIDNNLQSKNNNLNIDPRTITWKRVMDMNDRALRHIIIGIGGTTNGIPREDGFNITPASEVMAILCMSKDFGDLKKRLGNIFVGYTFDKKPVFARDLKAEGAMAILLKDAVKPNLVQTLEGTPAILHGGPFANIAQGTNTIIATKTGLSLADYVVTEAGFGADLGAEKFMDIKCPYGNLRPSAIVLVATIRALRHHGGAKKDEFNSPNLEFLKKGIANLEKHIENCKKFGITPVVAINKFHTDSTEEVQYIIENCKKSGVDAIVSDGWANGGKGTENLAKTVVETIEKGINHYHPLYDWNMSVEEKIKIIATEIYGADDVEYTSKAKSQLKNIKALGYEGMPVCMAKTQKSFSDVESRVGRPTGFNVTVREFEFAAGAGFIIPILGDMMRMPGLPEIPAANNMDIDDQGNIFGLS, via the coding sequence ATGTCAGAAAACAAAGTTGGATCCGATTTGGAGATTGCGCTGAATGCGGATATTAAACATATTTTTTCTATTTCAGATAAATTGGGACTGAAACAGGAAGATCTTGAATTATATGGAAAATACAAAGCAAAATTACCGCTTTCACTTATTGATGAAGACAAAATATCAAGTAGTCATCTGATATTAGTGACTGCCATTACTCCCACACCAGCCGGTGAAGGGAAAACTACAGTTTCAATAGGACTGGCAGATGGATTAACTCATATAGGTAAAAATGCGGTAGTGGTACTCAGGGAACCGTCATTAGGTCCGGTTTTCGGGATTAAAGGGGGCGCAGCTGGCGGTGGATATTCTCAGGTTATCCCAATGGTTGATATCAATTTACACTTTACAGGAGATTTTGGAGCGATAGAGAAAGCCAATAATCTGCTTTCAGCACTTATTGACAATAATCTTCAAAGTAAGAATAATAATCTGAACATTGACCCTCGTACAATCACTTGGAAACGTGTCATGGATATGAATGACCGTGCTTTGAGGCATATAATTATAGGCATCGGGGGTACGACAAACGGGATTCCCAGAGAAGATGGTTTTAATATTACTCCTGCTTCTGAGGTGATGGCAATTTTATGTATGTCTAAAGATTTCGGTGATCTCAAAAAGCGGTTGGGAAATATTTTTGTGGGATATACATTCGATAAAAAACCTGTTTTTGCAAGAGATTTGAAAGCTGAAGGCGCTATGGCTATTTTACTAAAGGATGCTGTGAAGCCTAATCTGGTACAAACCCTGGAAGGCACTCCTGCTATCCTACATGGAGGTCCATTTGCTAATATTGCACAAGGAACTAATACAATCATTGCAACTAAAACCGGATTGTCTCTGGCAGATTATGTGGTTACAGAGGCTGGTTTTGGAGCTGATCTGGGTGCTGAAAAATTTATGGATATCAAATGTCCTTATGGCAACCTGAGGCCATCTGCAATAGTTTTAGTAGCTACTATTAGGGCACTCCGTCATCATGGTGGAGCTAAAAAGGATGAATTCAACTCGCCCAATTTAGAATTTTTAAAGAAAGGGATTGCAAATCTTGAAAAGCACATAGAAAATTGTAAGAAATTTGGAATTACTCCGGTAGTTGCCATCAATAAATTCCATACAGACAGCACAGAAGAAGTGCAATACATCATTGAAAATTGTAAAAAAAGCGGTGTGGATGCAATTGTATCTGATGGCTGGGCAAACGGTGGGAAAGGTACTGAAAATCTCGCAAAAACTGTGGTAGAAACAATAGAAAAGGGCATCAATCATTATCATCCACTGTATGACTGGAATATGTCTGTTGAAGAAAAGATCAAAATTATAGCAACTGAAATCTATGGAGCAGACGATGTGGAATACACTTCTAAAGCAAAGTCGCAGCTTAAAAATATAAAGGCTTTAGGTTATGAAGGAATGCCTGTATGTATGGCAAAAACACAAAAATCTTTTTCTGATGTGGAAAGTAGGGTAGGTCGCCCCACAGGATTTAATGTAACAGTCCGTGAATTTGAGTTTGCAGCAGGAGCTGGATTTATAATTCCAATTTTGGGAGATATGATGCGAATGCCCGGATTGCCTGAAATTCCGGCAGCCAATAATATGGATATCGATGATCAGGGTAATATTTTCGGATTATCCTGA
- a CDS encoding redoxin domain-containing protein, whose protein sequence is MKNILIYLTVWCVAFISNLGAQVKVYETFDQMEQEILNNHNDTLYIVNFWATWCKPCVAELPYLDKLHSQYQHQKVKVVLVSLDAVKSLENKVKPFLISRNIESQVVLLADTKANDWIDKVSVEWSGSIPATLFYSDDNRIFKEQEFENYEEIKNIVETFLNP, encoded by the coding sequence ATGAAGAATATTTTGATTTACCTGACCGTGTGGTGTGTTGCCTTTATTTCAAATTTAGGTGCTCAGGTGAAAGTATATGAAACATTCGACCAAATGGAGCAGGAGATACTAAATAACCATAATGATACGTTATACATAGTAAATTTTTGGGCAACCTGGTGCAAACCTTGTGTCGCGGAGTTGCCTTATCTCGACAAACTGCACAGTCAATATCAACATCAAAAAGTCAAAGTTGTATTAGTCAGTCTTGATGCTGTTAAGTCACTTGAGAATAAAGTAAAACCATTCCTTATATCCAGAAACATTGAGTCGCAGGTAGTTTTGTTGGCAGATACAAAAGCTAATGACTGGATCGATAAAGTAAGTGTGGAATGGTCCGGGTCAATACCTGCAACATTATTCTATTCAGATGACAATAGAATTTTTAAAGAACAGGAATTTGAAAATTATGAAGAAATAAAAAATATTGTCGAAACTTTTTTAAACCCTTAA
- the ald gene encoding alanine dehydrogenase: MIIGVPKEIKSNENRVALTPAGTLEFSKRGHKVYVQTTAGDSSGFSDDEYREAGAEILPTIESVYGIAEMIIKVKEPIEKEYSLIKPGQLLFTYFHFASYQPLTEAMIKSNAVCLAYETVEASDRSLPLLVPMSEVAGRMAVQQGAKYLEKPQQGRGVLLGGVPGVPPAKVLVLGGGVVGTQAAKMAAGLGATVTILDVSLKRLRYLADVMPANVITLYSNELTIRRLIRNHDLIVGAVLIPGAKAPNLITKAMLKDMRPGTVIVDVAVDQGGCIETCRPTTHDNPTYIVDEVVHYCVANMPGAVPYTSTIALTNATLPYALELAGKGWKQACNDNLELQLGLNIVEGKVVYQNVAEAFGLEYTPVEKVLN; the protein is encoded by the coding sequence ATGATTATCGGAGTTCCAAAAGAAATTAAATCAAATGAAAACAGAGTTGCCTTAACACCTGCAGGTACACTTGAGTTTTCGAAAAGAGGACATAAAGTTTATGTTCAGACTACAGCAGGTGATAGTTCAGGTTTTAGTGATGATGAGTACCGGGAAGCCGGCGCTGAAATTTTACCTACTATTGAATCTGTCTATGGTATTGCAGAAATGATCATAAAAGTCAAAGAACCGATAGAAAAGGAATATTCTTTGATAAAGCCGGGTCAATTGTTGTTTACTTATTTTCATTTTGCTTCATATCAGCCACTGACAGAAGCAATGATTAAAAGCAATGCTGTTTGCCTCGCATACGAAACTGTAGAAGCTTCTGATCGCTCACTTCCTTTATTAGTGCCGATGTCAGAAGTAGCGGGTAGAATGGCAGTCCAGCAAGGGGCTAAATATTTGGAGAAACCACAGCAGGGACGAGGCGTTTTATTGGGTGGTGTACCCGGAGTACCTCCTGCAAAGGTATTGGTTTTAGGAGGAGGTGTGGTTGGAACCCAGGCTGCGAAGATGGCAGCAGGGTTGGGTGCAACAGTAACCATTTTAGATGTGAGTTTAAAGAGATTGAGATATCTCGCAGATGTAATGCCGGCAAATGTTATTACTTTGTATTCAAATGAATTAACTATCAGAAGATTAATAAGAAACCATGACCTGATTGTAGGTGCAGTACTGATTCCGGGAGCCAAGGCGCCCAATCTTATCACTAAAGCAATGCTCAAAGATATGCGTCCCGGCACAGTAATTGTGGATGTGGCTGTTGATCAGGGTGGTTGTATAGAAACCTGCAGACCAACTACACACGATAATCCAACTTACATAGTGGATGAAGTAGTTCACTATTGTGTAGCAAACATGCCTGGTGCAGTACCTTATACTTCAACAATTGCACTTACAAATGCAACTTTACCATACGCTTTGGAATTGGCCGGGAAAGGCTGGAAGCAGGCTTGTAATGACAATCTTGAACTGCAATTGGGACTAAATATCGTGGAAGGTAAAGTTGTATATCAGAATGTTGCGGAGGCATTTGGCTTGGAATATACGCCGGTTGAAAAAGTGTTGAATTAA
- a CDS encoding gliding motility-associated C-terminal domain-containing protein, which produces MFFSVVKLNGQTPFVCKGQYFLSLTPPNSASSGLYEVKIDKNTLNVVFDPVSNGVGVRLNAMGYRSTDNFIYGMDPQTAVLSRVGQEGIAEVLGVPQGIPLGGRLYFAGDVTPDGKFLILMGVTTSNLEIVKVDLDDPNYRVSIVPLQNRTTAIFDIAFDPFSGELYGHDSRSRRLVRINHETGAIDSNFPVQTQVDQLGALFFDSFGNLYGYGAFGSLEQDKFVAINKRTGEIRLIRQGPNSVGQDGCSCPYTLQLQKIVSSEVALPCTEVVYSFVITNASGAERDGIRLFDQMPPGFIIKQVSNNPFGGTVNFTNNSLTISDMIVKVGQDTINVVVEIGSDSRGLYRNQAVLSGLPVQLGGFTLSDNPRTIVEGDSTDIFIEDFDLSYIKESYQLCRGDSILIDALQYGIRYEWYDGDTSPRKWLKTPGNYTLRARSLCEELFLNIEITESLLDVNIIPDLFEVELGDEIYLESTFFSPESPIKFKWTDFSLTTLECDTCQNTTAIPLNDFTYTLTVINDDGCLATDQVTVRVKKVRNVFSPNIMKINSTTGNDVFYLSGNQKISKGNTLKIFDRWGNNVFTSNNFQLNDKSAGWNGYFKGAPVVEGVYAWICELEYIDGFIQIESGDLTILR; this is translated from the coding sequence TTGTTCTTTTCAGTTGTAAAACTGAATGGACAAACACCATTTGTCTGTAAAGGGCAATATTTCCTAAGTCTTACCCCTCCAAATAGTGCAAGTTCCGGATTGTACGAAGTTAAAATAGATAAAAACACACTCAATGTTGTATTTGATCCTGTGTCCAATGGCGTTGGGGTCAGATTGAACGCAATGGGGTATCGCAGTACTGATAATTTTATATATGGTATGGATCCACAGACGGCTGTTCTGTCAAGAGTAGGTCAGGAAGGAATAGCAGAAGTACTTGGTGTACCTCAAGGTATTCCATTGGGTGGACGATTGTATTTTGCAGGAGATGTGACACCAGATGGAAAATTTCTAATCTTAATGGGTGTAACAACCAGTAATCTTGAAATAGTAAAAGTGGATTTGGATGATCCAAATTACCGGGTATCTATTGTACCGCTTCAAAACCGGACAACAGCTATTTTTGATATTGCATTTGATCCTTTCAGTGGAGAGTTATATGGACATGACAGCAGATCGCGCCGTCTTGTAAGAATAAATCATGAGACAGGAGCGATTGACAGTAATTTTCCTGTGCAAACGCAGGTTGACCAATTGGGTGCATTGTTTTTTGATTCCTTTGGAAATTTATATGGCTATGGTGCTTTCGGAAGTTTAGAGCAAGATAAATTTGTCGCCATAAACAAGCGAACAGGAGAAATAAGACTTATCAGACAGGGTCCCAATTCTGTTGGGCAGGATGGTTGTTCATGTCCATACACATTACAACTCCAGAAAATAGTTTCTTCAGAAGTAGCATTGCCCTGCACCGAAGTTGTTTACAGTTTTGTGATTACAAATGCTTCAGGTGCTGAACGGGATGGTATCAGGTTATTTGACCAAATGCCTCCAGGTTTTATTATAAAGCAAGTGTCAAATAATCCTTTTGGCGGCACGGTAAATTTTACTAATAACAGTCTGACAATCAGTGATATGATAGTTAAAGTAGGACAGGACACGATCAATGTAGTAGTTGAAATCGGATCTGATTCACGAGGATTGTACAGAAATCAGGCAGTATTGTCTGGTTTACCTGTCCAATTAGGTGGCTTTACACTGTCAGACAATCCAAGGACAATTGTTGAAGGTGACAGTACAGATATCTTTATCGAAGACTTTGATCTTTCTTATATCAAAGAGTCGTATCAGTTATGCCGTGGAGACTCTATTCTCATAGATGCACTTCAGTACGGAATCCGTTATGAGTGGTATGATGGCGACACATCGCCCAGAAAATGGTTAAAAACACCCGGTAATTATACACTTCGTGCCAGATCATTGTGTGAAGAATTGTTTTTAAACATCGAAATCACAGAAAGCCTTTTGGATGTGAATATTATTCCTGATTTATTTGAAGTAGAATTGGGGGATGAAATATATCTGGAGAGTACTTTTTTCAGTCCCGAAAGTCCCATTAAATTTAAATGGACAGATTTTAGTTTGACCACTCTAGAATGTGACACCTGTCAGAATACAACCGCAATTCCTTTAAATGATTTTACGTACACGCTAACAGTAATAAATGATGATGGATGTTTAGCTACAGACCAAGTAACTGTTAGAGTAAAAAAGGTCAGAAATGTATTTTCTCCCAATATCATGAAAATCAACAGCACAACCGGTAATGATGTTTTTTACCTTTCCGGAAATCAGAAAATTTCTAAAGGAAATACACTAAAGATTTTTGACCGATGGGGCAATAATGTATTTACATCCAATAACTTTCAATTAAACGACAAGTCTGCAGGGTGGAATGGATATTTTAAAGGTGCTCCTGTCGTAGAAGGAGTCTATGCCTGGATTTGTGAGTTGGAATATATTGATGGTTTTATTCAAATAGAAAGCGGGGATCTTACAATATTACGTTAA
- a CDS encoding thioredoxin family protein gives MQILISFLLSGMFFISNPETTVNGYKPGDVASDFFLKGTDGKMYSLESYPNAKGYIITFTCNHCPYAIMYEDRINALAKEYGPKGYALIAINPNDPEVQPADSYALMIERAKEKNFVFPYLFDEGQKVYPKFGATKTPHVFLLDNKKVVRYIGSIDDNPQDADAVKEKYLENAITALEAGKTPQPETTKAIGCSIKFKK, from the coding sequence ATGCAGATTTTAATTTCTTTCCTACTTTCAGGAATGTTTTTTATTAGCAACCCTGAAACAACTGTAAACGGATATAAACCGGGTGATGTCGCTTCTGATTTTTTTCTGAAAGGAACAGATGGTAAAATGTACTCGTTGGAAAGTTATCCGAACGCTAAAGGTTACATTATTACTTTTACGTGTAATCATTGTCCTTATGCCATTATGTATGAAGACAGAATCAATGCATTGGCAAAAGAATACGGCCCGAAAGGGTATGCACTAATCGCCATCAACCCCAATGACCCGGAAGTACAACCTGCAGACAGTTACGCTTTAATGATAGAAAGAGCAAAAGAGAAAAATTTTGTATTTCCCTATCTATTTGATGAAGGGCAGAAAGTTTACCCAAAATTTGGAGCTACTAAAACGCCGCATGTATTTTTATTAGACAATAAAAAAGTAGTCAGATATATAGGTTCTATAGATGACAATCCTCAGGATGCAGATGCTGTAAAGGAAAAATATCTTGAAAATGCAATCACTGCTCTCGAAGCTGGGAAAACCCCTCAACCTGAGACAACAAAAGCAATAGGATGTTCTATTAAATTTAAGAAGTAA
- a CDS encoding acyl-CoA carboxylase subunit beta, translated as MNKENLEFNRNEDAMNLAVSAMNYKLDKIFLGGGKSRIEKLHKDGKLTARERVDKLIDNSTEFFEIGAFAGYEMYEEHGGCPAGGVITGLGRIQGRLCMIVANDATVKAGAWFPITGKKNLRAQEIAMENRIPIIYLVDSAGVYLPMQDEIFPDKEHFGRIFRNNARMSSMGIPQIAAIMGSCVAGGAYLPIMSDEALIVDKTGSIFLAGPYLVKAAIGEDVDQETLGGATTHCEISGVTDYKMPDDDTCLSTIRDLVGKMGSFEKAGFNRQESVQPKYSTTEISGLFPENPTKPYDTLELLKRLVDNSQLTQYKADYGKTIICAYARIDGWSVGIVANQRLVVKNAAGEMQFGGVIYSDSADKATRFIMNCNQKKIPLVFMHDVSGFMVGRRSEHGGIIKDGAKMVNAVSNSTVPKFSIVIGNSYGAGNYAMCGKAYDPRLMVAWPTAKIAVMGGAQAAKVLTQIQVSTLKNKGHAPDPQAEQELYERIKQKYDDQTSPYYAAARLWVDAIIDPRKTREFISLGIEMAENSIVEKFNPGVLQT; from the coding sequence ATGAATAAAGAAAATTTGGAGTTTAATCGTAATGAAGACGCAATGAATCTGGCAGTTTCTGCTATGAATTATAAGTTAGATAAAATATTTTTGGGAGGTGGAAAGAGCCGTATTGAGAAGCTGCATAAAGATGGTAAGCTTACTGCAAGAGAGAGGGTTGATAAACTCATTGATAATTCAACTGAATTTTTTGAAATTGGGGCTTTTGCTGGATATGAGATGTATGAAGAGCATGGTGGATGCCCGGCGGGTGGTGTCATTACAGGTCTTGGTAGGATACAAGGAAGATTGTGTATGATTGTGGCAAATGATGCTACAGTAAAAGCAGGTGCATGGTTTCCTATTACAGGCAAAAAAAATCTTCGTGCTCAGGAGATTGCGATGGAAAACAGGATTCCGATCATATATCTGGTGGACAGCGCGGGAGTTTATTTACCAATGCAGGATGAAATTTTTCCGGACAAAGAACATTTTGGAAGAATATTCAGAAATAATGCCAGAATGTCTTCTATGGGAATACCACAGATCGCTGCTATCATGGGAAGTTGTGTAGCTGGGGGAGCTTATCTTCCTATTATGTCTGATGAAGCATTGATAGTCGATAAAACGGGTTCGATATTTTTGGCGGGTCCGTATCTTGTTAAGGCAGCCATTGGTGAAGATGTGGATCAGGAAACATTGGGTGGTGCCACTACGCATTGTGAAATTTCCGGTGTCACGGATTATAAAATGCCGGATGATGACACTTGTTTGAGTACAATCAGAGATCTGGTGGGCAAAATGGGGAGTTTTGAAAAAGCAGGTTTTAACAGACAGGAATCGGTGCAACCTAAATATTCGACAACAGAAATCTCCGGACTATTTCCTGAGAATCCTACCAAACCATACGACACATTAGAATTATTAAAGCGTCTGGTCGATAATTCTCAATTGACCCAATATAAAGCGGATTACGGAAAAACCATCATTTGTGCTTATGCCCGAATAGATGGTTGGTCGGTCGGGATAGTGGCCAACCAAAGATTGGTTGTCAAAAATGCAGCTGGTGAAATGCAGTTTGGCGGCGTAATCTATTCAGATTCTGCTGACAAAGCTACCCGATTTATAATGAATTGTAATCAGAAAAAAATTCCGCTTGTTTTTATGCATGATGTTTCCGGATTTATGGTAGGAAGGAGATCAGAACATGGCGGTATCATCAAAGATGGTGCAAAAATGGTGAATGCTGTTTCCAATTCGACTGTACCAAAATTTTCAATTGTAATTGGGAATTCTTACGGTGCCGGCAATTATGCGATGTGTGGCAAAGCATATGATCCGAGATTGATGGTAGCCTGGCCAACCGCCAAAATTGCCGTTATGGGTGGCGCTCAAGCTGCAAAAGTTTTGACACAGATTCAGGTTTCGACCCTGAAAAACAAAGGTCATGCGCCAGATCCACAGGCTGAACAGGAACTCTACGAGCGCATCAAACAAAAGTATGACGATCAGACCAGTCCATATTATGCAGCTGCACGATTATGGGTAGATGCGATCATTGATCCGAGAAAAACAAGAGAATTCATTTCATTAGGAATTGAGATGGCGGAAAACAGTATAGTGGAGAAGTTTAATCCGGGGGTTTTGCAGACGTAA
- a CDS encoding class I SAM-dependent methyltransferase: protein MNKEEIRNWYNVFAKKQTVTGTNLRHFTIINNLIKSGLKKNHLVLEIGCGIGTLTGLIQKYLSDGKIVATDISDESIRIAKEFIPTTKNNIEFIVTDMKDFRHDYKFDFIVLPDVLEHIPIEQHTSLFRTIAEHMHEKSKILINIPHPKALDYIRNKHPESLQIIDQSISAKQLLLDAYDSDLILIDYISYAIFNEEDDYATITFKKNRSIILTPLSRSSIILKKLKAKIKFSVKRI from the coding sequence ATGAATAAAGAAGAAATTAGAAATTGGTATAATGTATTTGCTAAAAAACAAACGGTTACAGGAACAAACCTCAGACATTTTACCATTATTAATAATTTAATAAAATCCGGATTAAAAAAAAATCATTTAGTTTTAGAAATAGGTTGCGGTATTGGAACATTAACGGGACTAATTCAAAAGTATTTATCTGATGGGAAAATTGTCGCTACTGATATAAGTGATGAATCTATTCGGATAGCAAAAGAATTTATTCCTACAACTAAAAATAACATTGAGTTTATTGTTACCGATATGAAGGATTTTAGGCATGATTATAAATTTGACTTTATAGTCTTGCCAGACGTTTTAGAACACATTCCTATTGAACAACATACATCTCTTTTTAGAACTATTGCAGAACACATGCATGAAAAATCGAAAATACTGATTAATATTCCACATCCCAAAGCTTTGGATTATATAAGAAATAAACACCCTGAAAGTCTTCAAATTATTGATCAGTCCATTAGTGCAAAACAATTATTATTAGATGCATATGATAGCGACCTGATTTTGATAGATTATATTTCATACGCAATATTCAATGAAGAAGATGATTATGCAACGATAACATTCAAAAAAAACAGGAGTATAATTCTTACTCCACTTTCCAGATCATCCATTATTTTGAAAAAATTAAAAGCAAAAATTAAATTTTCAGTTAAGCGTATTTGA
- a CDS encoding glycosyltransferase family 4 protein yields the protein MKQIIIYIYPSLSTFIVKDIELLSKEFFVISPNHNWSIKLFTPLRFFQQLFFLIKHTPSCLNIFVMFGGYWSILPVLVGRFYNKPVYIILGGTDCVSFPSINYGSLRKPLLKHFIKWSYQLSTKLIPVDESLVYCNYSYYENSIYKHQGYKYFFPQISTPHQVIYNGFDSDFFSGIKINKILNSFICVASISDKTRFKLKGIDIILKLALVYQHCTFTVIGISETMVNSLKTIPQNVNLYPFLPQNEIKNYLMKSEYVVQLSISEGFPNSLCEAMLCKCIPIGSSVGAIPRIIGDSGYIIEKSDLEYIIKKFNSILKTNKNQRLELGEKARNRIINCFNLSAREKEFMKLIKSSK from the coding sequence ATGAAACAAATTATTATTTATATATATCCTTCGCTTTCTACTTTTATAGTAAAGGATATTGAGCTCCTTTCAAAAGAGTTTTTTGTTATAAGCCCAAATCACAATTGGTCAATTAAATTATTTACTCCATTAAGATTTTTTCAACAACTTTTTTTTCTTATTAAGCATACTCCTTCATGTCTTAACATTTTTGTCATGTTTGGTGGATATTGGTCGATTTTACCTGTTTTAGTTGGTAGATTTTACAATAAACCTGTTTACATTATATTAGGTGGAACAGATTGTGTTTCTTTTCCTTCTATAAATTATGGTAGTTTGAGAAAACCATTACTTAAACATTTTATAAAATGGTCCTATCAATTAAGTACAAAATTAATTCCAGTCGATGAATCTCTCGTTTATTGTAATTATTCCTATTATGAAAACAGCATATACAAACATCAGGGCTATAAATATTTTTTTCCTCAAATTTCAACGCCACACCAAGTAATATATAATGGATTTGACTCAGATTTTTTTTCTGGAATCAAAATCAATAAAATTCTGAACTCATTTATTTGCGTTGCTTCGATTTCGGATAAGACGCGATTTAAGCTTAAAGGAATAGATATTATACTTAAACTAGCACTCGTTTACCAACATTGTACATTTACAGTAATAGGTATTTCTGAAACAATGGTGAATAGCTTAAAAACTATTCCTCAAAATGTAAATTTATACCCTTTCTTACCTCAAAATGAGATTAAAAACTATCTGATGAAAAGTGAATATGTAGTTCAATTGTCTATTTCAGAAGGATTTCCGAATTCGTTATGTGAAGCAATGCTATGTAAATGTATTCCCATTGGTTCATCAGTCGGAGCGATTCCTCGTATTATAGGTGATTCAGGTTATATTATTGAAAAATCAGATTTAGAATATATTATAAAAAAATTTAATAGTATTTTAAAAACTAATAAGAATCAAAGATTAGAATTAGGTGAAAAAGCTCGCAACAGGATAATTAATTGCTTTAACCTTTCTGCCAGGGAAAAAGAGTTTATGAAACTTATAAAATCTTCAAAATAA